One Eriocheir sinensis breed Jianghai 21 chromosome 32, ASM2467909v1, whole genome shotgun sequence genomic region harbors:
- the LOC127006383 gene encoding zinc finger protein chinmo-like isoform X1 produces the protein MSEYCLRWNNHRPNLVTVFSELLTSEALVDVTLATDGHYIHAHKLVLSACSVYFKDLFGANPCKHPIVILKDIRIEDLKTVIDFIYRGEVNVAQDRLQDVLRTAESLRIKGLAENPRGYDDMSSHSTRFLGAREATRQRSSLTDSREQSLSLEGEEEGGEPATPPSNKRRKITPSHDSSESVQEEGESEERGGGSAGGGGPAGGGGGGGGSREVKDEPLDEQDGDRPSRESSEQDTASMGGSQESGGPADDTSTTATTAPAGTSATDQSLPPHSQGRNKRGVLQRQQGIIRDGGGGGGVVVEEKGLVEVKGESKAELGLGLGLSVPCSVGELIVPDTVVVTGGTVTLTTAPPAATLLQVPTTLMVAGREAGLAGLPKQHSHPTPLLHPATPPAMAKQLSHPEARGPPTHVGPPAIARQRSHPSVLTHTPPPPALERLAPQSTHATAATGGGAAPPSGQHLQVIPYPVLLKQQRSAPGGGAPSAAATLRPIQPKPLSTAAEAATLEVPVKKDLPLIRLTPSEDSGGTCGGGYGGGGPRSLPRAASEEPALTRHPAEHTQELLSAGASVLVQSVSQDSGLEAGPPASASAAAAAAATARLSPGAPLSALTLGGAGVRAASSPGHCPVLRGGPALGCNFCWNSTDPQGRVLRRKTKYHCPECRTNLCIVPCFHEYHRQIERAQDADKQISKILTKTGSL, from the exons atgtCGGAGTACTGCCTGCGCTGGAACAACCATCGGCCTAACCTGGTGACGGTGTTCTCGGAATTGCTCACCTCGGAGGCCCTGGTTGACGTGACGCTGGCCACCGACGGACACTACATCCACGCCCACAAGCTGGTGCTGTCCGCGTGCAGTGTATACTTCAAG GACCTGTTTGGCGCCAACCCCTGCAAGCATCCTATAGTCATCCTGAAGGACATTCGCATCGAGGACCTCAAGACTGTGATTGACTTCATCTACCGCGGCGAGGTCAATGTGGCCCAGGACAGGCTGCAGGACGTGCTCAGG aCGGCGGAGTCCCTGCGTATCAAGGGCCTGGCGGAGAACCCTCGGGGCTACGATGATATGTCTAGTCACAGCACACGCTTCCTGGGGGCTCGTGAG GCCACCCGTCAGAGGTCCTCACTGACGGACTCCCGGGAACAGTCCTTGTccctggagggggaggaggaagggggggagccTGCCACGCCCCCCtccaacaagagaaggaagatcaCCCCCTCCCACGATAGCTCAGAGAGTGTGCAGG AGGAGGGTGAgagcgaggagagaggaggaggcagtgcagGGGGAGGaggcccagcaggaggaggaggaggaggaggaggcagcagggaGGTGAAGGATGAGCCGCTGGATGAGCAAGACGGAGACAGGCCATCCAGGGAGAGCAGCGAGCAGGACACAGCCAGCATG GGTGGTAGCCAGGAGAGCGGAGGGCCAGCGGATGACACCAGCACCACAGCCACAACCGCCCCAGCCGGCACCAGCGCCACCGACCAGTCACTGCCCCCACACTCCCAGG gccGCAACAAGCGCGGGGTGTTGCAGCGGCAGCAGGGCATCATCCgcgatggtggcggcggcggcggcgtggtggtggaggagaagggctTGGTCGAGGTGAAGGGCGAATCCAAGGCAGAGTTGGGCCTGGGCCTAGGCCTGAGCGTGCCCTGCAGCGTGGGGGAGCTGATCGTGCCGGacacggtggtggtgacgggcggCACGGTGACGCTGACCACCGCGCCGCCCGCGGCCACGCTGCTACAGGTGCCGACCACGCTGATGGTGGCGGGGCGCGAGGCGGGCCTGGCGGGGCTGCCTAAGCAGCACTCCCACCCCACGCCCCTGCTGCACCCCGCCACGCCTCCAGCCATGGCCAAGCAGCTCTCGCATCCCGAGGCGCGCGGCCCCCCCACTCACGTGGGGCCCCCCGCCATAGCCCGCCAGCGCTCGCACCCCTCCGTGCTGACGCACACCCCGCCACCCCCGGCCCTGGAGCGGCTGGCCCCCCAGAGCACACACGCCACGGCGGCCACGGGCGGGGGCGCCGCTCCGCCCTCCGGCCAGCATCTGCAGGTCATCCCCTACCCCGTGTTGTTGAAACAGCAGCGGTCGGCCCCCGGGGGCGGCGCACCCAGCGCCGCCGCCACGCTGCGTCCCATCCAGCCCAAGCCGCTTAGCACCGCCGCTGAGGCCGCCACCCTGGAGGTGCCGGTCAAGAAGGATCTGCCGCTCATCCGTCTCACGCCCTCTGAGGACAGCGGCGGCACCTGCGGCGGCGGGTACGGAGGCGGCGGGCCGCGCTCCCTGCCGCGCGCCGCCAGCGAGGAGCCGGCCCTGACGCGGCACCCCGCCGAGCACACGCAGGAGCTGCTGTCGGCGGGCGCCTCGGTGCTGGTGCAGAGCGTGTCACAGGACTCGGGTCTGGAGGCGGGGCCGCCAGCGTCGgcctcggcggcggcggctgcggcggccACGGCGCGGCTGAGCCCCGGCGCGCCCCTCTCGGCCCTGACTCTGGGCGGGGCGGGCGTGCGCGCCGCCTCGTCCCCCGGCCACTGTCCGGTGCTGCGCGGCGGCCCCGCGCTGGGCTGCAACTTCTGCTGGAACAGCACGGACCCGCAGGGCCGTGTGCTGCGCCGCAAGACCAAGTACCACTGCCCGGAGTGCCGCACCAACCTGTGCATCGTGCCGTGCTTCCACGAGTACCACCGCCAGATAGAGCGCGCCCAGGACGCCGACAAGCAGATCAGCAAGATACTCACCAAGACGGGATCCCTCTAG
- the LOC127006383 gene encoding uncharacterized protein LOC127006383 isoform X2 — MSEYCLRWNNHRPNLVTVFSELLTSEALVDVTLATDGHYIHAHKLVLSACSVYFKDLFGANPCKHPIVILKDIRIEDLKTVIDFIYRGEVNVAQDRLQDVLRTAESLRIKGLAENPRGYDDMSSHSTRFLGAREATRQRSSLTDSREQSLSLEGEEEGGEPATPPSNKRRKITPSHDSSESVQEEGESEERGGGSAGGGGPAGGGGGGGGSREVKDEPLDEQDGDRPSRESSEQDTASMGGSQESGGPADDTSTTATTAPAGTSATDQSLPPHSQGSAVCRWGAPDAPSLESLLAGPYSPPGPPTPASSPPPHHHHHHHHHHPSSPLSPSGLLQYPMPPPPPAAYFPKGGWGGGAPQFRRMSPNMLLAIEAVRSGKMGFTQAGKTFSVNGRTLWVYYRKLGYEVHNTFRGRRHNNAPAAKNSAAAAAGAMVHAAGGVPASPPLDPSTADHPPQPPQPLPQPQPLPPQPPPPQHQPLHPQQQPPPHPPPLPQPHSQTGGGGGGATVPLPLLSPKEEVILPPPHLPDPPNPALGEAGPLEQALGYLPSPHHLPHHPHHLPHHPQDLPPEDLQSEDASRALQSLLESYNFRSMWTNPT, encoded by the exons atgtCGGAGTACTGCCTGCGCTGGAACAACCATCGGCCTAACCTGGTGACGGTGTTCTCGGAATTGCTCACCTCGGAGGCCCTGGTTGACGTGACGCTGGCCACCGACGGACACTACATCCACGCCCACAAGCTGGTGCTGTCCGCGTGCAGTGTATACTTCAAG GACCTGTTTGGCGCCAACCCCTGCAAGCATCCTATAGTCATCCTGAAGGACATTCGCATCGAGGACCTCAAGACTGTGATTGACTTCATCTACCGCGGCGAGGTCAATGTGGCCCAGGACAGGCTGCAGGACGTGCTCAGG aCGGCGGAGTCCCTGCGTATCAAGGGCCTGGCGGAGAACCCTCGGGGCTACGATGATATGTCTAGTCACAGCACACGCTTCCTGGGGGCTCGTGAG GCCACCCGTCAGAGGTCCTCACTGACGGACTCCCGGGAACAGTCCTTGTccctggagggggaggaggaagggggggagccTGCCACGCCCCCCtccaacaagagaaggaagatcaCCCCCTCCCACGATAGCTCAGAGAGTGTGCAGG AGGAGGGTGAgagcgaggagagaggaggaggcagtgcagGGGGAGGaggcccagcaggaggaggaggaggaggaggaggcagcagggaGGTGAAGGATGAGCCGCTGGATGAGCAAGACGGAGACAGGCCATCCAGGGAGAGCAGCGAGCAGGACACAGCCAGCATG GGTGGTAGCCAGGAGAGCGGAGGGCCAGCGGATGACACCAGCACCACAGCCACAACCGCCCCAGCCGGCACCAGCGCCACCGACCAGTCACTGCCCCCACACTCCCAGG GGTCAGCGGTGTGTCGGTGGGGCGCCCCGGACGCCCCCTCGCTGGAGTCCCTCCTGGCAGGGCCATACAGCCCCCCTGGgccccccacccccgcctcctcccctcccccgcaccaccaccaccaccaccatcaccatcacccctcctccccgCTCTCCCCCTCCGGGCTGCTGCAGTACCCCATGCCTCCACCGCCCCCCGCTGCCTACTTCCCCAAGGGGGGCTGGGGTGGCGGGGCACCCCAGTTCCGGCGTATGAGCCCCAACATGCTGCTGGCCATCGAGGCGGTGCGCTCCGGCAAGATGGGCTTCACGCAGGCCGGCAAGACCTTCAGTGTCAACGGCCGCACGCTGTGGGTCTACTACCGCAAGCTGGGCTACGAGGTGCACAACACCTTCCGGGGCCGCCGCCACAACAACGCCCCGGCCGCCAAGAactccgccgccgctgccgccgggGCCATGGTGCACGCCGCAGGGGGGGTGCCCGCCTCACCCCCGCTAGACCCCTCCACGGCCGACCATCCACCACAGCCACCCCAGCCTCTGCCACAGCCCCAGCCGCTGCCCCCTCAGCCGCCCCCGCCCCAGCACCAGCCCCTTCATCCACAGCAGCAGCCACCCCCGCACCCCCCGCCACTCCCCCAGCCCCATTCGCAGactgggggagggggcgggggagccacggtgcccctccccctcctctcccccaagGAGGAGGTCATACTACCGCCCCCCCACCTCCCTGACCCCCCCAACCCTGCCCTGGGGGAGGCGGGGCCGCTGGAACAGGCGCTTggctacctcccctccccccaccacctcccccatcacccccaccacctgccCCACCACCCGCAGGACCTCCCCCCTGAGGACCTCCAGAGTGAGGACGCCTCCCGGGCCCTTCAGTCCCTCCTGGAGTCCTACAACTTCAGGAGCATGTGGACCAACCCCACCTAG